The following proteins are co-located in the Halarcobacter sp. genome:
- a CDS encoding heme-binding protein, whose amino-acid sequence MSSVTITEKTISRQASMDACLFAIKKAEELNISINVSVVDNKGLEMAFLRMENSFIHSIDIAKDKAYTSASFGFTTDTWTTIFKSMPHLEQGFSNRDRLIPFGGGMPIFENGIKVGAIGVSGGTEEEDIICAKYAINEIGLRYE is encoded by the coding sequence ATGAGTTCAGTAACAATAACTGAAAAAACTATTTCTAGACAAGCATCAATGGATGCTTGTCTTTTTGCAATAAAAAAAGCTGAAGAATTAAATATCTCTATTAATGTTTCAGTAGTAGATAATAAAGGTTTAGAAATGGCTTTTTTAAGAATGGAGAATTCATTTATTCATTCAATTGATATTGCAAAGGATAAAGCTTATACAAGTGCTAGTTTTGGTTTTACAACTGACACTTGGACTACAATTTTCAAAAGTATGCCTCATTTGGAACAAGGTTTTTCAAATAGGGATAGATTAATTCCTTTTGGAGGAGGGATGCCGATTTTTGAAAATGGTATTAAAGTAGGAGCAATTGGTGTTTCAGGTGGAACAGAAGAAGAAGATATTATTTGTGCAAAATATGCAATTAATGAAATAGGATTAAGATATGAATAA
- a CDS encoding catechol 2,3-dioxygenase — protein sequence MSKIMRIGHVDINVLDINKSRKYYVEIMGMEVTREDADGTLYLKCWDEWDKYSLILRPSEEATYNKVGYKVESEEALDELQGKIEAYGISTEMLPAGEVAECGRVLKFFTPSGHEFNLYAEKTFVGKKVGHINPVPWPIHENGIKAHWIDHILLMCEGPEKVMESTKFIEEVFDFKLAEQVCVGPEGSLQAATWLSAGNTPHDLAFVAGPETGMHHFAFFLDGWNDILRAADVMAMYNVKLDITPQRHGITRGETIYFFDPSGHRLETFAGLGYMVCKDMPTVTWTEDELWRGIFYHTGQENGAFTTAYTLSAYK from the coding sequence AATGGAAGTTACAAGAGAAGATGCCGATGGAACTTTATATCTAAAATGTTGGGATGAGTGGGATAAATATAGTCTAATTCTTAGACCTAGTGAAGAGGCTACATATAATAAGGTTGGTTATAAAGTTGAAAGTGAAGAAGCTTTAGATGAATTACAAGGAAAAATTGAAGCTTATGGAATTTCAACAGAGATGTTACCTGCTGGTGAAGTAGCTGAGTGTGGAAGAGTATTAAAGTTTTTTACTCCAAGCGGACATGAATTTAATTTATATGCTGAAAAAACTTTTGTTGGTAAAAAAGTTGGACATATTAATCCTGTGCCTTGGCCAATTCATGAAAATGGAATTAAAGCTCATTGGATTGACCATATTTTATTAATGTGTGAAGGTCCAGAAAAAGTAATGGAATCTACTAAATTTATAGAAGAGGTTTTTGATTTTAAATTAGCTGAACAAGTATGCGTTGGACCTGAAGGTTCATTACAAGCTGCAACTTGGTTGAGTGCGGGAAATACACCACATGATTTAGCATTTGTTGCTGGTCCTGAAACTGGAATGCATCATTTTGCATTTTTCTTAGATGGATGGAATGATATTTTAAGAGCTGCTGATGTAATGGCAATGTATAACGTTAAACTTGATATTACTCCACAAAGACATGGTATCACAAGAGGTGAGACTATTTATTTCTTTGACCCATCTGGGCATAGACTTGAGACTTTTGCTGGACTTGGATATATGGTTTGTAAAGATATGCCAACAGTTACTTGGACAGAAGATGAATTATGGAGAGGTATTTTCTATCATACTGGTCAAGAAAATGGTGCATTTACAACTGCATATACCTTGTCCGCGTATAAGTAG
- the dmpG gene encoding 4-hydroxy-2-oxovalerate aldolase: protein MDLKGKKIKIHDMSLRDGMHSIRHQFSLEEMTNMSTAMDNAGVPFIEVTHGDGLGGSSLNYGFGRHTNEEWLDAVVPHMKNAKISVLMLPGIGIVKDLESAVEHGASMVRVATHCTEADCSAQHIKAAKSMGIDTVGFLMMAHMVNPERIVEEAAKMVSYGATTIYATDSAGHMLPDDVSARIGALKKEFGNDIELGFHGHNNMSMGVANSLAAIEAGATRIDASLAGFGAGSGNTATEVLVAVCQRMGIETGIDLNKIEDAAEDIALPIMGKPTRISRDSLTLGYAGVYSSFLLFAQRAEAKYGIDARTILVELGKRGMIGGQEDMIDDCAMELAKAKGLL, encoded by the coding sequence ATGGATTTAAAAGGTAAAAAAATCAAAATTCATGATATGTCATTAAGAGATGGGATGCACTCTATTAGACATCAGTTCTCACTTGAAGAGATGACAAATATGTCAACTGCTATGGATAATGCAGGAGTTCCATTTATTGAGGTTACTCATGGAGATGGTTTAGGTGGTAGTTCTTTAAATTATGGTTTTGGAAGACATACAAATGAAGAGTGGTTAGACGCAGTTGTACCACATATGAAAAATGCAAAGATTTCAGTTTTAATGCTTCCAGGAATTGGGATAGTAAAAGATTTAGAAAGTGCTGTAGAACATGGTGCTTCAATGGTTAGAGTAGCAACTCATTGTACAGAAGCAGATTGTTCAGCTCAACATATAAAAGCAGCAAAATCTATGGGAATTGACACAGTTGGATTTTTGATGATGGCTCATATGGTAAATCCTGAAAGAATTGTTGAAGAAGCAGCTAAGATGGTTTCATATGGAGCTACAACAATTTATGCAACAGATTCAGCTGGACATATGTTACCTGATGATGTTAGTGCAAGAATAGGTGCACTTAAAAAAGAGTTTGGAAATGATATTGAACTAGGATTTCATGGTCATAATAATATGTCTATGGGGGTAGCAAATTCACTTGCTGCTATTGAAGCAGGTGCAACTAGAATTGATGCAAGTTTAGCTGGTTTTGGAGCAGGTTCTGGAAATACTGCAACAGAGGTTTTAGTAGCAGTCTGTCAAAGAATGGGTATTGAAACTGGAATTGATTTAAATAAAATTGAAGATGCAGCTGAAGATATTGCATTGCCAATTATGGGGAAACCAACTAGAATCTCTAGAGATTCTTTGACTTTAGGTTATGCTGGTGTTTACTCTTCATTTTTACTTTTTGCACAAAGAGCAGAAGCAAAATATGGTATTGATGCTAGAACTATTTTAGTTGAGTTAGGGAAAAGAGGAATGATCGGTGGTCAAGAAGATATGATTGATGACTGTGCAATGGAATTAGCAAAAGCAAAAGGATTATTATAA
- the dmpE gene encoding 2-oxopent-4-enoate hydratase, with product MAMTQEKIEKYGNELYEALKGNYSIEPISNREPDSTIEDAYTIQHHFLKRRMNDDESKIIGKKIGVTSKVVMDMLGVHQPDFGYLLSDMIYSDGDEIDVTNGMIQPKAEGEIAFVLKEDLQGPGVTTADVLKATKFVMPCFEIVDSRIKDWKIKIQDTVADNASCGYIVFGGKGVDPREVDLTTCGITLERNGELLHTGAGAAALGSPVNAVAWLANTLGEFGVGLKAGEVILSGALCAMVTIEPGDNMTINIGGIGSASCRFV from the coding sequence ATGGCAATGACTCAAGAAAAAATTGAAAAATACGGAAATGAATTATATGAGGCTTTAAAGGGTAACTACTCAATTGAACCAATCTCAAATAGAGAACCTGATTCTACAATTGAAGATGCATATACAATTCAACATCACTTTTTAAAAAGAAGAATGAATGATGACGAAAGTAAGATTATTGGTAAAAAAATTGGTGTTACTTCAAAAGTTGTAATGGATATGTTAGGTGTTCATCAACCAGATTTTGGATACCTTTTATCTGATATGATTTATTCTGATGGTGATGAAATTGATGTAACAAATGGAATGATTCAACCAAAAGCTGAGGGTGAAATTGCCTTTGTTTTAAAAGAGGATTTACAAGGTCCAGGAGTAACTACTGCTGATGTATTAAAAGCAACAAAATTTGTAATGCCTTGCTTTGAAATTGTAGATTCAAGAATTAAAGATTGGAAAATAAAAATTCAAGATACAGTTGCAGATAATGCTTCTTGTGGATATATAGTATTTGGTGGCAAAGGAGTTGATCCAAGAGAAGTGGATTTAACAACTTGTGGAATTACTCTAGAAAGAAATGGGGAGTTATTACATACAGGAGCAGGAGCTGCAGCTCTTGGAAGTCCAGTAAATGCTGTAGCATGGTTAGCTAATACTTTAGGTGAATTTGGTGTAGGCCTTAAAGCTGGTGAAGTGATTTTATCAGGAGCACTTTGTGCTATGGTAACAATAGAACCAGGGGATAATATGACTATTAATATTGGTGGAATTGGATCTGCTTCTTGTAGATTCGTATAA
- a CDS encoding LLM class flavin-dependent oxidoreductase: MSLKLSVLDQSPVHDNKEPKTGLHDTIELARLSEKLGYYRYWCAEHHDTPGYASATPEIMVGAVASSTSKIRVGSGGVMLNHYSPYKVAEQFNTLNALYENRIDLGIGRASGANFLSARALHNQSNDSYANKAYDLTNFLNDSFKEDDYFYGVGVSPKGVESTPVYLLGSSEGSSILAGQLGAGFCLALFIGTHDRPTIIMDNYRKSFKASKTFSKPKPMIAVACICAETKEKAQSIASSHTYWKVQAFTGKQREALHSPQKVKKLYEELSYEDKIYFHETMDTMVLGTPKECKEKIEKLADEYKVEEVMVVNVTYSFEDRKNSYELLANEFNLNKKDK, translated from the coding sequence ATGAGTTTAAAATTAAGTGTATTAGATCAATCTCCAGTTCATGATAATAAAGAGCCTAAAACTGGACTTCATGATACGATAGAACTTGCAAGACTTAGTGAAAAATTGGGGTACTATAGATACTGGTGTGCAGAACATCATGATACTCCTGGTTATGCAAGTGCAACTCCTGAAATAATGGTTGGTGCAGTTGCAAGTTCAACATCTAAAATTAGAGTTGGAAGTGGTGGTGTTATGCTCAACCATTATAGTCCTTATAAAGTTGCAGAGCAATTTAATACATTAAATGCACTTTATGAAAATAGGATTGATTTAGGTATTGGAAGAGCAAGTGGTGCTAACTTTTTAAGTGCAAGAGCTTTACATAATCAAAGTAATGATTCTTATGCAAATAAAGCATATGATTTAACTAACTTTTTAAATGATTCTTTTAAAGAGGATGACTATTTTTATGGAGTTGGAGTAAGTCCAAAAGGAGTTGAATCAACTCCTGTGTATCTTTTAGGTTCAAGTGAAGGAAGTTCCATTTTAGCAGGACAACTTGGAGCTGGTTTTTGTTTGGCTTTATTTATTGGAACACACGATAGACCAACAATTATTATGGATAATTATAGAAAAAGTTTTAAAGCTTCAAAAACATTCTCTAAACCTAAACCTATGATTGCTGTTGCTTGTATTTGTGCTGAAACGAAAGAAAAAGCACAAAGCATAGCAAGTAGTCATACATATTGGAAAGTTCAAGCTTTTACAGGGAAGCAAAGAGAAGCACTGCATAGTCCCCAAAAAGTAAAAAAGTTATACGAAGAGCTTTCATATGAAGATAAAATCTATTTCCATGAAACTATGGATACAATGGTTTTAGGAACACCTAAAGAGTGTAAAGAAAAAATTGAAAAATTAGCAGATGAGTATAAAGTTGAAGAAGTAATGGTTGTAAATGTAACTTATTCTTTTGAAGATAGAAAAAATTCTTATGAGTTACTTGCAAATGAATTTAATTTAAATAAAAAGGATAAATAG
- a CDS encoding 2-hydroxymuconic semialdehyde dehydrogenase — translation MNKVQHYINGKFIDSACGEFFDNINPMDGKLLSKVALGREEEVNAAVAAAKASLTGEWGQMKLNDRIAMMYEIANEIDRRFDDFLEAECLDTGKPYKIARHIDIPRGAANFKVFADTMKSHAEEAYRADTPDGKKMFNYSVRKPKGVIAVISPWNLPLLLMTWKVGPALACGNSVIVKPSQVTPTTTSLLGEVMSKVGVPAGAYNVVQGKGSITGNLLTAHKDVDAITFTGETKTGEMIMNACSKGVRDVSLELGGKNPAIIFADCDMDKAINETARSVFANSGQVCLGTERVYVERSIFDEFVSRLKEAGSKLKLGIHNDESVDMGPVVSAAHRDKVLKYYEIAKKEGANVILGGGAPKMEGDLANGFFVEPTIWTGLPETATVIKEEVFGPCCHVTPFDSEDEAIRLANDTDYGLASTIFTENLDKAHRVAAQIDSGIVWINSWFLRDLRTPFGGMKGSGIGREGGHYSLEFYTELKNVCIKM, via the coding sequence ATGAATAAAGTACAACACTATATTAATGGAAAATTTATTGACTCTGCTTGTGGAGAGTTCTTTGATAATATTAACCCAATGGATGGAAAACTTTTATCAAAAGTTGCCCTTGGTAGAGAAGAAGAAGTAAATGCTGCAGTTGCTGCTGCAAAGGCATCACTTACAGGTGAATGGGGTCAAATGAAATTAAATGACAGAATTGCAATGATGTACGAAATTGCAAATGAAATTGATAGAAGATTTGACGATTTCTTAGAGGCAGAATGTTTAGATACGGGGAAACCTTATAAAATTGCTAGACATATAGATATTCCAAGGGGTGCCGCAAATTTCAAAGTATTTGCTGATACTATGAAATCTCATGCAGAAGAGGCATACAGAGCTGATACTCCAGATGGTAAAAAAATGTTTAACTACAGTGTAAGAAAACCTAAAGGTGTAATTGCAGTTATTTCTCCTTGGAATCTACCATTGTTATTGATGACTTGGAAAGTTGGTCCTGCTTTAGCTTGTGGTAACTCTGTTATTGTTAAACCATCACAAGTTACTCCTACAACTACATCATTACTTGGTGAAGTAATGTCAAAAGTTGGTGTTCCAGCAGGAGCATATAACGTTGTTCAAGGTAAAGGTTCTATTACGGGAAATCTTTTAACAGCTCATAAAGATGTTGATGCAATAACATTTACAGGTGAAACTAAAACTGGTGAGATGATTATGAATGCTTGTTCTAAAGGTGTTAGAGATGTATCTTTAGAACTTGGTGGTAAAAACCCAGCAATTATTTTTGCTGATTGTGATATGGATAAAGCTATTAATGAGACAGCAAGATCGGTATTTGCAAACTCTGGACAAGTATGTTTGGGTACAGAAAGAGTTTATGTTGAAAGATCAATTTTTGATGAGTTTGTCTCAAGACTTAAAGAAGCTGGTTCAAAATTAAAACTTGGTATTCACAATGATGAATCTGTGGATATGGGACCTGTTGTAAGTGCTGCTCATAGAGATAAAGTATTAAAGTATTATGAAATCGCGAAAAAAGAGGGTGCGAATGTGATTCTTGGTGGAGGTGCTCCTAAAATGGAAGGTGATTTAGCAAATGGTTTCTTTGTTGAACCAACTATTTGGACAGGATTACCTGAAACGGCAACAGTAATTAAAGAGGAAGTATTTGGACCTTGTTGTCATGTTACTCCTTTTGATAGTGAAGATGAAGCTATTAGATTAGCAAACGATACAGATTATGGATTGGCATCAACAATATTTACTGAGAACCTTGATAAAGCTCATAGAGTTGCAGCTCAAATTGATTCAGGGATAGTTTGGATTAATTCATGGTTTTTAAGGGATTTAAGAACACCATTTGGTGGAATGAAAGGTTCTGGTATAGGAAGAGAAGGTGGTCATTACTCACTAGAGTTCTATACTGAATTAAAAAATGTTTGTATAAAAATGTAA
- the dmpH gene encoding 2-oxo-3-hexenedioate decarboxylase: protein MALDKATIEKLAKHCEDAELNAQEITKITDDYPEMTYEDAYDIQWTARAAKEARGTKIVGMKMGLTSQTKMKQMGVPNPCYGYLADYFSFGDGAEIKIDELIHPKVEAEIAFVLKDDLNGPGCHIGDVLAATDFVMPAVEIIDSRYKDFKFDLKSVIADNSSSSRYVTGGRMRDVKDLDLKTLGVVMEINGEIVQLGAGAAVLGHPATAIAMLANMMSERGETLKAGSYILSGAITAAMSVKKGDNVTVKFQDLGTLSMKFV from the coding sequence ATGGCATTAGATAAAGCAACAATTGAAAAATTAGCAAAACATTGTGAAGATGCAGAGTTAAATGCACAAGAGATTACAAAAATTACTGATGATTATCCTGAGATGACTTATGAGGATGCTTATGATATTCAGTGGACGGCAAGAGCTGCTAAAGAAGCAAGAGGTACAAAAATAGTTGGTATGAAAATGGGATTAACTTCTCAAACAAAAATGAAGCAAATGGGTGTTCCAAATCCTTGTTATGGATATTTAGCTGATTATTTTAGCTTTGGAGATGGTGCAGAGATTAAAATTGATGAATTAATTCATCCAAAAGTTGAAGCTGAGATTGCTTTTGTTTTAAAGGATGATTTAAATGGTCCTGGTTGTCATATTGGTGATGTATTAGCTGCAACTGATTTTGTAATGCCTGCTGTGGAAATTATTGATTCAAGATATAAAGATTTTAAATTTGATTTAAAATCAGTAATTGCAGATAACTCTTCATCTTCTAGATATGTAACAGGCGGAAGAATGAGAGATGTTAAAGATTTAGATTTAAAAACTCTTGGTGTAGTAATGGAAATCAATGGTGAGATTGTACAATTAGGAGCAGGTGCTGCTGTTTTAGGACATCCAGCAACTGCAATTGCGATGCTTGCCAATATGATGAGTGAAAGAGGCGAGACCTTAAAAGCTGGATCATATATTCTTTCAGGAGCAATTACAGCAGCAATGAGTGTCAAAAAAGGGGATAATGTTACAGTTAAGTTTCAAGACTTAGGAACATTATCAATGAAGTTTGTATAA
- a CDS encoding 2-hydroxymuconate tautomerase, with protein sequence MPIATINIIEGRSDEKKEKLIESVSQAISQSLDAPIESVRIIINEMPKQHYGIAGNSVKKLGK encoded by the coding sequence ATGCCAATTGCAACAATAAATATTATTGAGGGTAGAAGTGATGAGAAAAAAGAGAAACTTATTGAAAGTGTAAGTCAAGCAATTTCTCAATCACTTGATGCTCCAATTGAAAGTGTTAGAATTATCATAAATGAGATGCCAAAACAACATTATGGTATAGCTGGAAATAGTGTTAAAAAACTTGGGAAATAG
- a CDS encoding acetaldehyde dehydrogenase (acetylating): protein MMKKINCALIGPGNIGLDLMIKMKRSEILNPMWMVGINEGSRGLKMARENGLKTTYEGVDGLLEHIEKDEIKIAFDATSAYVHGENNRKLAEKGVLVIDLTPAAIGPFCVPSVNLQELLAKNTQNVNTVTCGGQATIPMVAAVSGVQEVEYAEIIATAASKSAGPGTRANIDEFTETTKLGIEVVGKAKKGKAIIILNPAEPPLMMRDTIHCLTTEEPDVEAITKSIHDMVAKMQKIIPGYTLKNGPVFDGKKISIWLEIEGLGDYLPKYAGNLDIITAAAVNIAEQMADKIKGE from the coding sequence ATGATGAAAAAAATTAATTGTGCATTAATTGGTCCAGGTAATATTGGACTTGATTTAATGATTAAAATGAAAAGAAGTGAAATATTAAATCCAATGTGGATGGTTGGAATTAATGAAGGTTCTAGGGGTCTTAAAATGGCCAGAGAAAATGGTTTGAAAACTACATATGAGGGTGTTGATGGATTATTAGAACATATTGAAAAAGATGAAATTAAAATTGCATTTGATGCAACTTCAGCTTATGTTCATGGTGAAAATAATAGAAAACTTGCTGAAAAAGGTGTATTAGTTATTGACTTAACACCTGCTGCTATTGGGCCATTTTGTGTGCCTTCTGTAAATTTGCAAGAGCTATTAGCTAAAAATACACAGAATGTTAACACAGTAACTTGTGGTGGGCAAGCTACTATTCCTATGGTTGCAGCTGTTTCAGGTGTTCAAGAGGTTGAATATGCAGAGATTATTGCAACAGCTGCTTCAAAATCTGCAGGTCCTGGTACTAGAGCAAATATTGATGAGTTTACTGAAACAACTAAACTTGGAATTGAAGTTGTTGGAAAGGCAAAAAAAGGAAAGGCAATTATCATTTTAAATCCTGCTGAGCCACCTTTAATGATGAGAGATACAATTCATTGTTTGACTACAGAGGAACCAGATGTAGAAGCAATTACAAAATCTATTCATGATATGGTTGCAAAAATGCAAAAGATTATACCTGGATATACACTTAAAAATGGTCCAGTTTTTGATGGTAAAAAAATCTCTATTTGGTTAGAGATTGAAGGTTTAGGGGATTATTTACCAAAATATGCTGGTAACTTAGACATTATTACAGCAGCAGCTGTTAATATTGCTGAACAAATGGCAGATAAGATAAAAGGAGAATAA
- a CDS encoding alpha/beta hydrolase: MSNPEIANSIKTGNYNTNYHDEGQGEVIIFIHGSGPGVSAYANWRLCIPELAKKFRVIAPDMVGFGFSDRPEGIKYGMDVWVQQIVDLMDALNLEKVNLVGNSFGGALALSLAIKYPEKFNKIVLMGAMGVEFPITDGLDQAWGYTPSLENMKALLDTFAYSRVLVTDELAKLRYEASIRPGFQESFGSMFPFPRQTSVVAMASDEKDIANIDKDVLIIHGRDDKVIPFENSVRLHHLIKKSQIHSFGECGHWSQIEHKDRFNKLLLDFFSEE, encoded by the coding sequence ATGAGTAATCCAGAAATTGCAAATAGTATAAAAACAGGAAATTATAATACAAACTACCATGATGAAGGTCAAGGGGAAGTTATAATTTTTATTCATGGTTCTGGACCGGGAGTTTCTGCATATGCAAATTGGAGATTATGTATTCCAGAATTAGCAAAAAAATTTAGAGTAATAGCTCCTGACATGGTTGGTTTTGGGTTTTCGGATAGACCTGAAGGTATCAAATATGGTATGGATGTATGGGTTCAACAAATTGTTGATTTAATGGATGCATTAAATTTAGAAAAAGTTAACCTTGTAGGTAACTCTTTTGGTGGAGCATTGGCATTATCTTTGGCTATTAAGTATCCAGAAAAATTTAATAAAATAGTTCTTATGGGGGCTATGGGTGTTGAGTTTCCTATTACTGATGGACTTGACCAAGCATGGGGATATACTCCTAGTTTAGAAAATATGAAAGCTTTACTAGATACTTTTGCTTATAGTAGAGTTTTAGTTACTGATGAACTTGCAAAATTACGATATGAAGCAAGTATTAGACCAGGATTCCAAGAATCATTTGGTTCAATGTTCCCATTTCCTAGACAAACATCTGTTGTAGCAATGGCAAGTGATGAAAAGGATATAGCAAATATTGATAAAGATGTGTTAATTATTCATGGTAGAGATGATAAAGTTATTCCTTTTGAAAACTCTGTTAGATTACATCACTTAATTAAAAAATCACAAATTCATAGTTTTGGAGAGTGTGGACATTGGAGTCAAATAGAACATAAAGATAGATTTAATAAGCTTTTATTAGATTTTTTTAGTGAAGAGTAA